A region from the Pseudomonas promysalinigenes genome encodes:
- a CDS encoding isochorismate lyase translates to MKAPNEVTGLNDVREAIDHLDQRIIECMGMRMLYVKSAAQFKPSLQSIPAPERVARMLPQRREWACQAGLDADYIEKLFAGIIDWYIAQQMDYWSIQQQGTAP, encoded by the coding sequence ATGAAAGCACCAAACGAGGTCACAGGCCTCAACGACGTCCGCGAAGCCATCGACCATCTCGACCAGCGGATCATCGAGTGCATGGGGATGCGCATGCTGTACGTCAAGTCCGCGGCACAGTTCAAACCCAGCCTGCAGAGCATACCCGCGCCGGAACGCGTAGCGCGCATGTTACCCCAGCGTAGGGAGTGGGCTTGCCAGGCTGGGCTGGATGCCGATTACATAGAGAAGCTGTTCGCCGGCATCATCGACTGGTACATAGCCCAGCAGATGGATTATTGGTCTATCCAACAACAGGGTACTGCGCCATGA
- a CDS encoding Rieske 2Fe-2S domain-containing protein: MNTQVEYSKTDLQAGRAGARFPFSASPRGWYAVAWVEDLALASVRPARLCDRDIVVVRTESGEVAVYDAHCPHLGAHLGYGGIVEGEHLRCPFHGWEYDGHGRCSKIPFVDTPMKVGLRQWPTVVRGGMLQAWHDPNDQPALWTPVEIEQDGWTAPIHREDCYWNLRAHVQDIAENGIDVAHFTTVHGAQAVGDLLDLRYEGAHASWTSLSVSDLGGKPSIAKASVVLNALGLHQVQVVIDQDKLQFRSFLYVTPVAEGRIDIRMTVSVKSSGDRRKDRMLLSYLLPRLTGELAKDFAIWENKIYIERPPLSRVDGPIRHFRQWASAFYR, from the coding sequence ATGAACACACAAGTTGAGTATTCAAAGACTGACCTGCAAGCGGGCAGGGCCGGTGCGCGTTTTCCGTTCAGCGCTTCACCCAGGGGCTGGTATGCGGTTGCCTGGGTTGAAGACCTGGCGTTGGCGTCAGTCAGACCGGCCCGGCTGTGTGACCGCGACATCGTGGTGGTCCGCACCGAATCCGGCGAAGTTGCCGTGTACGACGCGCACTGCCCGCACCTGGGGGCGCATCTTGGTTACGGCGGGATTGTCGAAGGCGAGCATCTGCGTTGCCCGTTTCACGGCTGGGAGTACGACGGCCATGGGCGATGCAGCAAGATTCCGTTTGTTGACACGCCGATGAAAGTCGGTTTGCGCCAATGGCCTACGGTAGTACGGGGCGGCATGTTGCAAGCCTGGCATGATCCAAATGATCAGCCTGCGCTGTGGACACCCGTGGAAATTGAGCAGGACGGATGGACTGCTCCAATTCATCGTGAGGATTGTTACTGGAATCTGCGGGCGCATGTCCAAGACATCGCGGAAAATGGTATCGATGTCGCGCATTTCACAACTGTGCATGGAGCACAAGCTGTCGGTGATTTGCTTGATCTGCGCTATGAGGGCGCGCATGCGAGCTGGACATCTCTCAGTGTCAGCGACCTGGGCGGCAAGCCTTCAATCGCCAAGGCCAGCGTAGTGCTCAACGCGTTGGGCCTTCATCAGGTTCAGGTGGTCATCGATCAAGACAAGCTGCAGTTTCGCAGCTTCCTGTATGTCACACCGGTGGCAGAAGGGCGTATTGACATCCGCATGACGGTTTCCGTCAAGTCGAGCGGTGATCGGCGCAAGGACCGCATGCTGCTGAGCTACCTCCTGCCGCGGCTGACCGGTGAGTTGGCCAAGGACTTCGCCATATGGGAAAACAAGATCTATATCGAACGCCCACCACTGAGTCGCGTGGATGGGCCCATACGTCATTTTCGTCAGTGGGCCAGCGCGTTCTACCGGTAA
- a CDS encoding beta-ketoacyl synthase N-terminal-like domain-containing protein, protein MIETVYIKGIGIVHSDGAFALGDEQPLPKPSAAAVRGKVPLPSVALDRFVTKVRDINAMGAGQKMLVCAAGLALEEAGLSAESRATCDLYMAAKIGERNDAVDNSIFAAAAAGTLDINQELARLRPTHFLAELPNLYAANIAILLGLKGESLSFVGEAAASVQAFIHALEKLGAGRTSRVLAGGVFNGDQRIHDEYLAGPDSDRLGVFGTAASCMLLDTEPSSALASLRRGGPVTQAQVRDRLQECEATLVAVHGFAAGQGWLAALNLPVPVLDVQQMMGQLHEATLPAQIYLAAQALRRQAAGGHRRALLLTQIARDRYESFVLDVF, encoded by the coding sequence ATGATCGAAACGGTCTATATCAAGGGCATAGGGATTGTTCACAGTGATGGCGCTTTCGCGCTGGGGGATGAGCAGCCATTGCCCAAGCCGTCGGCTGCGGCGGTGAGGGGTAAAGTTCCGCTACCTTCAGTTGCGCTGGATCGCTTCGTCACCAAGGTGCGAGACATAAACGCCATGGGTGCAGGTCAGAAAATGCTCGTCTGCGCAGCGGGCCTGGCGCTGGAAGAGGCCGGGCTGAGCGCCGAAAGTCGCGCTACTTGTGACCTCTACATGGCTGCCAAAATCGGTGAGCGCAATGACGCTGTCGACAACTCTATTTTCGCTGCGGCCGCCGCGGGAACGCTCGATATCAACCAGGAGCTTGCTCGCCTCAGGCCTACTCATTTCCTAGCAGAGTTGCCCAACCTGTATGCCGCCAACATCGCGATCCTGCTAGGACTCAAGGGCGAGAGCCTCTCATTCGTGGGGGAAGCTGCGGCCTCTGTACAGGCGTTCATCCATGCACTGGAGAAACTGGGAGCCGGGCGCACGTCACGGGTTCTTGCTGGGGGCGTCTTCAATGGCGATCAGCGCATTCATGACGAGTACTTGGCAGGGCCGGATAGCGATCGGCTTGGGGTCTTCGGCACCGCAGCCAGCTGCATGCTGCTTGATACCGAACCCTCTTCAGCACTAGCGAGCTTGCGCCGTGGTGGTCCGGTGACTCAGGCGCAGGTGAGGGATCGCTTGCAAGAGTGTGAAGCCACGCTTGTCGCGGTGCATGGCTTTGCTGCGGGACAGGGTTGGCTGGCAGCGTTAAATCTTCCGGTGCCAGTGTTGGATGTGCAGCAGATGATGGGGCAACTGCATGAAGCTACCTTACCGGCTCAGATCTATCTCGCTGCACAGGCGCTGCGGCGTCAGGCTGCCGGTGGACATAGGCGAGCATTGCTGCTGACGCAGATTGCCCGTGACCGTTACGAATCCTTCGTGCTGGATGTCTTCTGA
- a CDS encoding 3-hydroxyacyl-ACP dehydratase FabZ family protein: protein MNIEKNLLIDGVVAIEPWQTIQCISQVPEQAPVFDGHFPGRPILPGVLMVELMAQAGGFLYMLSSDFDKMAFLVNIKQAKFNGFVAPGEQLQADVRITHRADSYLVCEGVLKSTDVVARAQWMLRLMPFDNDVLRQAVQHTVLDCQGRHR, encoded by the coding sequence CCCTGGCAGACCATCCAATGCATCAGTCAGGTACCGGAACAAGCCCCGGTATTTGATGGGCACTTTCCGGGGCGTCCTATATTACCGGGTGTATTGATGGTCGAATTGATGGCGCAGGCCGGAGGCTTTCTTTATATGTTGTCCTCGGACTTCGACAAGATGGCGTTTCTGGTCAATATCAAACAAGCCAAGTTCAATGGTTTCGTGGCACCCGGCGAGCAGCTCCAGGCGGATGTCCGTATCACCCATCGGGCCGACAGCTATTTGGTTTGCGAAGGTGTACTAAAGAGCACCGACGTGGTAGCGCGTGCGCAATGGATGTTGCGGTTGATGCCGTTCGACAACGACGTTCTACGCCAGGCGGTGCAGCATACCGTGCTGGACTGCCAAGGGAGGCACCGATGA